Within Terriglobales bacterium, the genomic segment CGCTCCCGGGCCCGCGTCACCTCCGCGGCCCAGTAGTCCGCCTGCACCCGCTCGATGCCGGCCGCGGTGCCGTCGTTGGACGCGAGCGCGCGGTTGGCCAAAGCCACGGCCTCGCTGCGCTTGGCCTCCGCCGCCGCCAGGGCCGCGCGATAGTCCCAGTCCTCCAAGTCGGCGAGAACGGTGCCCCGCGTTACCGGGTCGCCCTCTCGCACGTAGACCTTGGCCACCACGCCCTCGACCTCGGGCTGGATCTTGGCCATGTGCGCCGGGGCCACGGTAGCCACTCCATCCACGCGCATGGGCAAGGGAACTACGATCAGGCCCAGGAGGGTCACTCCTGCAATCACCAGCATCGCCCGCCGCCGCCGCTGCTCCATGGCCAGGAACTGCTGCTTCTTCTGCAGGAAGGGTTCCAGGATGCCGATGAAGGGCACTTCGCGGTAGAGCGAGGCGTTGCGCACGGCGACCGTGGCCTGGCCCGCCAGCACCTTGATCATTTCCAGGTGGGCTTCGGAGAGGAAATCGGGGTCGCTGCTCTCGAAGGCCAGGATCCCCACCCGTCCCTGATCGTCGGCCAGGGGCAGGGTATAGAAGGCGCGCGCGCCGCTCTCCTCGAAGTAACGCTTGAACTTCTCCCGTGTCTCCGGCCGGGGGTCGTCGACCTCGCCGTCTTTCTGGACGATAAACATCTCCTGCGCGGAAAGGGAGGCCCACTGCAGCAGGTCGTTCAGGCGCTTCACGTCGGGGTCCGAGGGGTTGATCTCGGTCATGCCCGAGATGGCCTTCACCTGGATCTTGCCGCGCTCTTCCAGGGCGATGGAAGCGCGCTCGTAGGGAATGACGGCGCTGGGTCCGGTGACTACGGCTTGCAGCACCCGCTCCAGGTTCAGGGTGGAGGTGATCTCCTTGCTCACCTGGACCAGGGTCTCCAGAATCTCAACTTTGCGCTCGGCCTGCAGCAGGCTGGCATTCTTCAGCGCGCTGGCCGCGGTCTCGTTGATGCTGGTCAGCAGGAAGAGATCGTCCTCGTCGAAGGGCTCTCCGTCGCTGCGGTTGATGGCCTCCACCACTCCCACCAGCTTGCCCTGCTCCAGCAGCGCCGCCGCCACCAAGGAGAATATCTGCCCCTCCTCGACGTCCTCATTGCGCTGGGTGAGGCGCTCGTCATCGGCGGAGTCGATGAGTACCGCCTCGCCGGAATCGGAGACCGCCGCCGCAATGCCCTCCCCACCCTTCAGCGTGGTGCCCACCTCGACGGTCGGATCCACTCCCGCCCGGTTGATCAGCAGCAGGCCG encodes:
- a CDS encoding efflux RND transporter periplasmic adaptor subunit — translated: MATQRPGFAVPLAEFAAGLLSEREVTPRARLTAHQVAEMLPGAAVVVYAVEDQAAPAWSAKAAEGEVQVAVSGVEFGAGTLGIIAEKKEARIFPGGELTREQYSHLNLRRTVASLAYVPILLEEMLLGAIEIIHYDRPVTESEMAQVAEVAEYAALALATGIAYETERNTQLESITRIAQMYDLEKVFNGTLEMDDLLPVVCSKFQEVMNVQAVNLWLVSGDGLLLINRAGVDPTVEVGTTLKGGEGIAAAVSDSGEAVLIDSADDERLTQRNEDVEEGQIFSLVAAALLEQGKLVGVVEAINRSDGEPFDEDDLFLLTSINETAASALKNASLLQAERKVEILETLVQVSKEITSTLNLERVLQAVVTGPSAVIPYERASIALEERGKIQVKAISGMTEINPSDPDVKRLNDLLQWASLSAQEMFIVQKDGEVDDPRPETREKFKRYFEESGARAFYTLPLADDQGRVGILAFESSDPDFLSEAHLEMIKVLAGQATVAVRNASLYREVPFIGILEPFLQKKQQFLAMEQRRRRAMLVIAGVTLLGLIVVPLPMRVDGVATVAPAHMAKIQPEVEGVVAKVYVREGDPVTRGTVLADLEDWDYRAALAAAEAKRSEAVALANRALASNDGTAAGIERVQADYWAAEVTRARERLDRTHLRSPIDGVVVTPRVEDLVGRHLEYGDTFAEVADTRRATVDVSVADEDVALLEPGEAAVVKLGAFPTHTFRGKLEVISPLSQVEEEHRVFFARVTVANEDTDALMRPGMQGRGKVNVRTGWYAAGWRPAGYVLFRHTAMWMRFKLWSWFGL